One genomic window of Camelina sativa cultivar DH55 chromosome 5, Cs, whole genome shotgun sequence includes the following:
- the LOC104786870 gene encoding uncharacterized protein LOC104786870, with amino-acid sequence MTSKTCLFFIFSSLIFTNFALAQDRAPHGLAYETPVAFSPSAFDFFHAQPKNTDATFDPCAESGCSPLPVAAKVQGASAKAQESEVASMSVGSKSGIGAGGVIGIIFGLAFAVLM; translated from the coding sequence ATGACTTCAAAAACTTGcctcttctttatcttctcttctctaatcTTCACAAACTTCGCCTTAGCGCAAGACCGAGCTCCTCACGGGTTGGCTTACGAGACTCCAGTGGCATTTTCACCTTCTGCATTTGACTTCTTTCACGCGCAACCAAAAAACACTGATGCCACTTTTGACCCTTGCGCGGAATCCGGCTGCTCGCCTCTCCCCGTGGCTGCAAAGGTTCAAGGAGCTTCAGCTAAAGCACAAGAAAGCGAGGTAGCATCAATGTCAGTTGGTTCTAAAAGCGGAATAGGAGCTGGTGGTGTGATTGGGATCATCTTTGGACTTGCGTTTGCTGTGCTGATGTAA
- the LOC109133101 gene encoding uncharacterized protein LOC109133101 — MISILAQERLLGFTLGSALTGFLVYEQRKLIHQSVSDPKSQSVDQSQVRDRIFGNKYRMEFASLWNKAVDQTFEPAIEYLSSRKW, encoded by the exons ATGATCAGCATTCTCGCTCAG GAACGTCTTCTTGGTTTCACTCTTGGTAGCGCCTTGACTGGGTTCCTCGTTTACGAGCAGCGAAAGCTCATCCATCAATCTGTTTCTGATCCTAAATCTCAATCCGTCGATCAATCTCAG GTGAGAGATCGCATATTCGGGAACAAGTATCGTATGGAATTTGCATCTCTGTGGAACAAAGCTGTGGATCAGACTTTTGAACCTGCAATTGAGTATCTTAGTTCTCGTAAATGGTAG
- the LOC104786868 gene encoding vegetative cell wall protein gp1-like, with amino-acid sequence MAKKLGFIVMLSMYLLLTVEFAHAQEDSPSPAVSPGHESLKDSSPLPPSSSPEADSPLPPSFSPEADSPQPPASSPEPLADSPSPSPPPPQPESPPAPSPSPSSPGQAPAPAPSDDDDDDDSDPETEYAPSPAPELGMSNDIKASDEGGDEFEDTNGEDSGMSGLKKAGIAIGTILGVGAIVIGALVYKKRRDNMARARYTYFTEGEFL; translated from the coding sequence ATGGCGAAAAAGCTCGGTTTCATTGTTATGCTGTCAATGTATCTCCTCCTAACTGTCGAATTTGCGCACGCTCAGGAGGATTCTCCGTCACCAGCTGTCTCGCCGGGACATGAATCTTTAAAGGATTCTTCTCCTTTGCCACCATCTTCATCACCGGAAGCAGATTCTCCTCTGCCACCGTCTTTTTCACCAGAAGCAGATTCCCCTCAGCCACCGGCTTCATCACCTGAACCCCTCGCAGATTCTCCATCACcttcaccaccacctcctcaGCCGGAATCTCCCCCCGCCCCGTCACCATCTCCATCATCTCCTGGACAAGCACCCGCTCCTGCTCCATCTgacgatgacgacgatgatgattcTGACCCGGAAACAGAGTATGCTCCTTCTCCTGCACCGGAATTGGGGATGTCAAATGACATCAAAGCAAGCGACGAGGGCGGCGATGAATTCGAGGACACAAATGGTGAAGATAGCGGAATGAGTGGATTGAAGAAAGCCGGAATCGCCATTGGAACAATATTGGGAGTAGGAGCGATTGTTATCGGAGCTCTTGTTTACAAGAAACGAAGAGATAACATGGCCAGAGCACGTTACACTTACTTTACTGAAGGAGAGTTCCTTTAA
- the LOC104786869 gene encoding lactoylglutathione lyase-like: MEKKKKGDDVSNSKPPLMALNHVSRLCKDVKKSLEFYTKVLGFVEIERPAALNFDGAWLFNYGVGIHLVQVKDEDKLPSDTDHLDPMDNHISFQCEDMEALEKRLKEVDVKYIKRTVGDQKDAAIDQLFFNDPDGFMVEICNCENLELVPRHSADAIHLPEDRHAPPVALPGSPNRRKPQPNS, encoded by the coding sequence atggagaagaagaagaaaggtgatGATGTATCAAACTCGAAGCCGCCTTTAATGGCGTTGAACCATGTATCAAGGCTTTGCAAAGACGTTAAAAAGTCTTTGGAGTTCTACACGAAGGTGTTAGGGTTTGTGGAGATAGAGCGTCCAGCGGCGTTAAACTTCGACGGTGCGTGGCTTTTCAACTACGGTGTAGGAATCCACTTGGTGCAAGTCAAGGACGAAGACAAGTTACCTTCCGACACGGACCATTTGGACCCGATGGATAACCACATTTCTTTCCAGTGCGAAGACATGGAAGCTTTGGAAAAGAGGCTCAAGGAAGTGGATGTTAAGTACATCAAGAGGACGGTGGGTGACCAGAAAGATGCAGCCATCGACCAGCTCTTCTTCAACGACCCCGATGGCTTCATGGTGGAGATATGCAACTGTGAGAATCTCGAGCTTGTCCCACGCCATTCAGCAGACGCTATACACCTCCCAGAAGACCGACATGCACCTCCTGTTGCCCTCCCTGGCTCACCCAACCGTAGAAAGCCCCAGCCCAATTCATAA